DNA from Strigops habroptila isolate Jane chromosome 6, bStrHab1.2.pri, whole genome shotgun sequence:
GGAAACTTCCACCGTAAAGCGTCAGTGATCATGGTGGATGAGCTGCTGTCTGCCTACCCACACCAGTTTTCGTTCTCTGAAGCTGGGCTCCGGATCATGATAACCAGCCACTTCCCTCCCAAAACACGTCTCTCCATGGCCAGCCGCATGTTGATCAATGAGGTATGTCTTTTATctccccccttctccttctGAATTTGCCTTTTCCTGTAGCAGTGTTTAGGTCAAAATGGAACTCTTGTGTTTATTCTGGGTCCCTGATAgcattttcctggtttttatCCTTCTGACACTGATTATTTACATGATTTGCTAGATCATTCTTTGCTCTCTGTCCACATGGAGATTTTAACAGAGAACATTTCAAGTCATTAAGTGGTTGTGTTACCTGTGGCTGTTGCTCACAGGAGGTATCCCCTGCATTGATCTGGCATTAATACCGCTTGCGCTTATTTAATAAGATGGTACTCCACTGAGTCTGCACTTAGTCTGCCCCTGGTGTTGGAGTACTCCTGAAGTCAATTCCACAGCCACTGGCCCTTCTCCTATAAAAGTTGTATATGTGAGATTTATCTGGTCATCTGCAAGCAACCAGtgctttaaatgtaaaaaaaatctggttttcagCAAGAATTTGTGCCTGTGTTTACAGAGACAAAGGCTGATCAACAGCAGGACTTACACCAATGGTGAGTCAGAGGTAGCAATCAAAATACCTATCAAGCACGTGGTCGAGAATGGAACAGGTCCCAGCAACTCTGCTGAGCGGGGCGTGAATGGCACACGGCGGGATGAAGACATGGCTGAGGCTGGGAATGAGACTGAGAACGAGAATGAGGATAACGACAACAATGAAAAcgatgaggaagaggaagaagatgacGATGATGATGACCATGAAGGGCCATACACACCTTTTGACCTACCCAGTAAGAAGCTCCTGGGTTTGTGTTGttccagaaagcaaaacttaATTTGGGTGTGCCAGAAAGCATCATGGATATGTGTTGAGGCAGAAGTCTCTCAGAGAGCTCCCATCAGCCCGCACCTCACAGTGTAGTTCCTGGTCACAGGTAAAAGATGAGAGGaactgggaagcagcagcaacttCTCAGGATGCAGACTGCTGGGCTTGGACACACCTCTACTGCAGCTCACGCGTTGGCCTGGCACTGCTGTTGCAGTCAGAGGGGAGAGGCAATTTCCACGGGTTGGTTCCTGCCCCCAAAACCTGGGTCACCCTCTGGAGAGACCAGTCTTCTCTGCTGACTGCGGAGGAAGCTGAGGATGGTGGGGCCACTGGCAAAGGTGCTTGAACGCAGGTCAGATGCATCTGCATTTGGGCCATCGCTGGGAAATGAGGAGTGATCTTACCTCAGTGGTAAGGTGCAGTGCTAATGGAGCCAGGgcagtggtggtgctggtgtggagcagagacagaagaagGTCCTGGGCgcctctgcttcctgctgttAACTAAGCATGCCCAATGTCTTCTCACTCTTTCTGGAGGGCTTAGAAAGTCAGAACAGCTTCGTGACTTGTGAATAACCACGTGTGCTTGAGGTTGCTGAGCACTGCGCCAGCAGGATGGACATCTCCTTTTGCCAAGTCCCTCTTACCCTATCAGGGCTCTAGTCCCAGGATGATTATAATGTATCCCTGCCCTACCTTGGACTCACAGTTGCCAGAGCTGGCAAGATCTGCTGTGTTGCAGAATACTGTAGGGACTGGTCCTGCTCTTTACAGGTGAGATAGTTTTGGGGAACTCCTGTTCAGATCTCCTCACTCAAACAGCATAGCTGTAGTTTgagtaaggaaaaaaactgaGACTTGAAGACAGTAATTAAGATATATGAGGAACCATGACACTGAATTCATAGTATGGGAAAGGTTGGCATGGGCCTCTGGAGATCTCTATTTCAAACCCCTGCTCAGAGGAGGTtgcccaaggctgtgtccagTTGAGTTTTGATTATCTGTAAGGGTGGAGATCCCAGAGTCTTTTCGGGTACCTGttcagtgtttgaccaccctcgtgataggaaaaaagaatgcaCAACTTACGGTAACATCTGTTCTGAATTTCCCTTATTGCAATTTGCTCTTACAATTTCCTTGTGCATTTCTGTAAGGGCCTGGCTCCATCTTAGGTGGCTGAAGATGGGTTGGTTCTCTTTCTAGAACTTACTTTTATGTGGTACCTGTAAGAACTTGACCCGGGGATGGTAGTAGATGTGCTCTGACCCATTGCTGTGAGGGACGCACTTCACACTCCTTCCTTGTGCCCCTCTCTGTCCTCTCATTTCTGCCATCACACCATGATCTTCTGAACAAGCTATGTCTTGTCATGTTCTGTTTGGATGGCAGTTAGGTTGAGGTGTCTCTGGCATCTTGCTTGTTAATATTAACAACATAATAACATTCTGAACTAAAACAGACTAGTATAGTGATTGTTTCcctttttatgttttgcagCTGGCAGGATAGAAATTTTGAAGTGGCTCTTCACATGGCCATTGAGTTTTGTCCTGTACTTCACAGTGCCCAACTGCAACAAACCCCACTTGGAAAAATGGTTCATGGTTACCTTTGCGTCTTCTACACTCTGGATTGCAGCTTTCTCATACATGATGGTGTGGATGGTATGTACCAACTAACGCAGAAACCACAGCCTGGGAGAGGCAACAGAAGGTGGTTTTGTCAGCTTAGAGAAGTGTGTAGAAAGTTCTACGTAGCTGATTTTTTAGATGAGAAACCTTAAGTCTGCTTCAGCTTCTATTAGACCAGTCCGctctcagagaagaaaattaggGGCCAGTAGCCATAACCTTTGAACTTTATTCAGGGCTGGAATTTCACACCGATTCTTTAATATGGGAAAATATTACACTTGCACCAGTTTAACACCTCCTTATTGTACAGGGCAGTGTAAAGAGGCCCTGATGCAACTAAGAATCTGTCATCAAtagctcttcattttcttggaGCAAGCAAGCTTGAGAGACAGAGTTGCGAATGGTAACACTGaactcaaacaaaacaagactTTTGAACAAAAGCATCACATTCAGCCAAATTCTTGCACAACTGCTCTAGTCAACAGGAACTGAATTCTACCTCACTATCCTGAAGGTGGAAGGggataaataaaaatgaacacaaGGAAATCCAAGCATAGTTGGCCTGTTCACAGGGGAGTTCATGCACTGGCTGGGTCACTGAGCCTGTTAGGTTGCTGCAGGCCTCATTACATGATACACGTAGGTGAAAAGTGTAACTTGTCCTCGTTAGGATTACAGTAATACTGCACCATGGATTATGTTTCTTTTAGAGCAGTCTCTACTCTTAAGCAGAATTGGACAACGATGGGGCATTTGCGCCAGGAGAGAGTCTAGCATGGAAAGCctggttttgtgctgctgcacttgCACGATGCATGGTCTGTCTCTGCATGGAGTCCAAAAAGCATAGAGATGCCTTACTAAAGCCCTGGccactgccagggaaggaaaagcagtgaaaaaatcTTCACTGCCTTCAAAGTTCAATCTTATcctaaatgcaaaaataaatgtcaggTTTTTCCTGCAAACTAATCAAAGCAGTTATAGAAGaggtgtttctgttttgttttcaataatCCATGTTACCCTGAGCAGGAAATAGAAAgttactggttttcttctgcttttcatctgcGAGGATGAGgtgtttttcaagaaaaaaactaTTCCAGCTTTCCATAGCTGAAATACCAGAGCCCACAGCGTCACTGTGCTGCTTCTAACATATGGTTCACATTTCTTGGagtgtgctgcagagagctgagaAGAGCGATTAAATGTGGCTAATAGAAAATGGGCATCcgaatttaaaaatactaataattttGAAGAGCAGCAATTTATCATAGACTGCATagcaaaggaaagaggaaattgAATGTATGTCCTCTCTCCCACTAGGAATTGGGCCAAGCTAGTCTCTGATTTCAGTTGTTGTAAACAGCTTGACAGTGTATTTCCTCTCCTTAGGTGACAATCATTGGCTACACACTGGGAATTCCAGATGTGATCATGGGCATCACTTTCTTGGCAGCTGGAACCAGTGTGCCAGACTGCATGGCAAGCCTTATCGTAGCAAGGCAAGGTAGGTTCATCACAGAGATGTCATACTGCTATGAAAGTGTTTCCTTGTGTCCTCTTCCTCTTTAGGTAGCACAGATGTGTCCTGAATGTGATAACATACAGAGCCCTTTTCCTGACgctgaaatttaaaacaagaacaaataaGGAAATGGTTAGCTGTTGAAAAGCAGCTAACAGGTTCTTAATGATGGCATGGAACAAGTTCTAGTACTATTGTCAACTTCAGGCCTTCCCCAAAAGTCACAAtgtgtttctttatttaaatactgtCCATACAGAATTGTTTAGAACATGGCATAAGGGTCATTCAAGGTCACTTTCCAGCTTTTCTCCACTGTCATAAAGACTGGAAGATACTACTGTTTTTAAGGAAAgctcccccccatccctgtgACTCCAGCACCAgatattttaagagaaatagAAAGTTGTCAGTTCTGCTTTGGGGAACAAAATCGGTGGCTCTTCCTTGAAACAGCCAGCTACGTAATAGACTACCTAATAGATCTAATCTGATCAGTCCAATGTAGAAACTCATGTGCCATGGTTATAGTAGAGCATCAGGAGTCCCACTAAGGATGGCACCGGAGTGCTGGCAGGTCGCAACTGGCACAGCCAGTGGCCAGGGTCCCCACGGCAGCAGAAGATTAGCTGAAGGAAGTTCTCAGATGATCTCTAAGATGGATCCAGCAGCTTCAACCCGGCTGGACTTGTATGATGGGGAGGgcaaaggggaaaggaaagggacgGGGTGAAGGTGATCTTCCTTGACTCTTTGCCTTAATCTGTGGAAATTGTCTCAATTACCTCAGGTGaatgtgtttctgtttaaaagctgAGAGACTTTTCTGAGGCCTGCCTGACTGAACGTGGTTTCCATTCCTGCAGGTATGGGGGATATGGCTGTGTCCAACTCCATTGGAAGCAATGTGTTTGATATTTTAATTGGCCTAGGCCTCCCATGGGCTTTGCAGACCCTAGCAGTGAATTATGGATCTTATGTAAGTCCTACATTTGTTCacattattctttctttcttatttatttacctACTTATCTATAAAACAGGTCTATTCAGGGGGAAAAAGTCAAAAATTCTGTGGATTGGATTTGAAGAAACAAATAGTTTTGCTCTTTTATGATTTGGGACAAGTAGCAATTAATTGTCAGTCGACATTCCCCATCCTTTGGAGGACAAAGTACTTCCATTTCCGCCTTAAATAAGCTAACGTACTAAAGTATACTGCATTTTCATGCACTTGAATGATCATGTTTCTAATAAGCCAGAGGGGATAAACACAGAGGTGGAAAGGACAGAGCAGACCTGTAGGGTGTTGGGTAAGAAAAATTCTAGCATTACTAAACTGCAACATGAAGGAAGTTGTTAAATAGCTGGATATTTCAGAGCATGACCAACATCATGAAACACTGCAGAGCTTTCCTGTTTGAGAAAAACTATCCAACACCACTGAAACCATCCTTCTTATCATCCTTCCCAGATGATAAGAGCCCCACCCCGAAAGTTGCAAGCTCCcttcagaggaggaagagcaggagatgCCATGAAGTCCTGGAGGGAAGTCACGGTTGCTATTGCTGTTAGCTGGACACCACTCAGACAGCCGTGTAGGACAGAGGAAAAATCTTCATTACAATCACTAAGtcaatgcaaaattaaaagacTGGAGAATGACAGAATTGTTCAGGTTGGCAAGTACCTCCAGAGATCGTGTAGTCCCCAAGCCTCTGCTCAAAGCACGGTCAGCTAGAGCAGGATGCTTAGGACCATGTTCATTTGGGTCTTGAATACCTCCAAGGACTTAGGCTACATAACTGATAAGATCCCCTgaatcttctccaggctgggcaCTCCCAGCTCGTTCAGCCTCTCTTTGTATGTCAGATGCTGCAGTCACTTAAATCATCCTTGTGGGCCTTCACTGGACTCGCTCCAGGAAGTCCGTGTCTTCCTTCTATTGAGGAGCCTAAAACTAGGCCAAGCACGCAAGATGTGTCTCACCAGTACCGAGTAGAGAAGAATCACCGCTCTCTACCTGCTGGAAACGCTTCTCCTAATGCAGCCTAGGATGCTGTTGGTGCTCCATGCCACAAGGGTGCATTGCGTACTTCAGCTTGGTGTCCCACCAGGATCAACAGGTCTTtctctgccaagctgctttccagctggtcagCGCCAGCATGCACTGATACATGGGGTTATCACTTCCAAGGAGTTTCCTGGCTGTGCATTTTTCTAGCAAGTCCAAGTCCCTCTGGACATCAGCACAACCCACTGGTACAACCAGACTGTAATTTAggatgtgcattctccaaaaccccacaacatctaagaaagcttgtgtttctttcttaatagttggtggagacattgctgttaccTTGTtaatcacatctgtggggatctgaTCATGTCCATCTTGATATTTTATTCCCCAACACTggatctcctgtgcaggtcccttgaccttactctgttttatgacAAAAACGGCCTTCAGAagaatttggattattttcttccctttctcaaaaacttctttgCCCCACatgataatgtcatcaatgtattgcagcTGTTCTGGAGctttcccctgttccagtgcagtctggatcagtgCATGGCAGATgctagggctgtgtttccacctcTGAGGCAGTCGATTCCAAATGTACTGGACGCCCGTCCAAGTAAAAgtgaactgtggcctgcactctgctgccaaagggattgagaaaaatgcattgccaatatcaattgtggcatcccacttggctgcctttggcTCCACTTCATATTGAAGTTCCAGCATGTCTAGTACGGCAGCAGTCAATGGTGGtatgacttcattcaggccacgatagtctgtgctctccattagactttcacACAGACCGTAtgggtgagtgggtcctgctgatcactccttaGCTCTTCAatctacggatcagcttatggatgggaatcagggagtcttggttggtgcgatattgctgctGGTACACTGCTGTGGTTgtgattggcacttgttgttcttcgaccttcagcaatCCCACAACAGAagatcctctgagagaccaggcaaggtggacagctgcttaatttcctccattTCCAAGGCAGCTCtaccaaaagcccatcagtaccctctcctgagatagtctatgccaaggacGCATGGAGCCTCTGGGCCAGTCACAATGGGGAGCTTCTCCCAGTCCTtcccagttaggctgatttcagcctccagtgcaggcagctcttgggatcctcctgtcactccagaaatacaaatgggttctgCTCTTCAATGGCATCAGGGTACGCTGCACACCAGTGTCTAATAGAGCCTTATACTCCAGTGGGACTGTCGTGCCAGcccatctgatccacacagtcaAGTAAACCCAGTTGTCCCTCTCCTCcgcctggctggaggcagggcccctctaatggtgatcataagattcttcATTTACTTCTTGTGCAAAGGGATTAGAATTGCTTTTCATAGGAGTCAGAGTAAAATCGGTTCTTTCACTCATCTGGGAAACTGcccaccagagactggagcagcaacatACCAGAATTGGAGAAGAGGATCTGCTCCCTTTCCCCTTGTTGCCTCTGGGCTGTAGTGTACA
Protein-coding regions in this window:
- the SLC24A3 gene encoding sodium/potassium/calcium exchanger 3 isoform X1, whose protein sequence is MGASAAAARRRRGARRRGQMGALAALALLLAGCAAGRGGYDALSYSVESNDKWSGRQLLQANENTTDVPEEGGQLYVRNCTEPALHEFPNDIFTNEDRRHGAVVLHVLCAVYMFYALAIVCDDFFVPSLEKICERLHLSEDVAGATFMAAGSSAPELFTSVIGVFITKGDVGVGTIVGSAVFNILCIIGVCGLFAGQVVALSSWSLLRDSIYYTLSVVALIVFIYDEKVSWWESLVLVLMYVIYIVIMKYNSTIHHCFERKTKNSANMVNGLANNTEMDDNSNCDATVVLLKKGNCSRNFHRKASVIMVDELLSAYPHQFSFSEAGLRIMITSHFPPKTRLSMASRMLINERQRLINSRTYTNGESEVAIKIPIKHVVENGTGPSNSAERGVNGTRRDEDMAEAGNETENENEDNDNNENDEEEEEDDDDDDHEGPYTPFDLPTGRIEILKWLFTWPLSFVLYFTVPNCNKPHLEKWFMVTFASSTLWIAAFSYMMVWMVTIIGYTLGIPDVIMGITFLAAGTSVPDCMASLIVARQGMGDMAVSNSIGSNVFDILIGLGLPWALQTLAVNYGSYMIRAPPRKLQAPFRGGRAGDAMKSWREVTVAIAVSWTPLRQPCRTEEKSSLQSLSQCKIKRLENDRIVQVGKYLQRSCSPQASAQSTVS
- the SLC24A3 gene encoding sodium/potassium/calcium exchanger 3 isoform X2, encoding MGASAAAARRRRGARRRGQMGALAALALLLAGCAAGRGGYDALSYSVESNDKWSGRQLLQANENTTDVPEEGGQLYVRNCTEPALHEFPNDIFTNEDRRHGAVVLHVLCAVYMFYALAIVCDDFFVPSLEKICERLHLSEDVAGATFMAAGSSAPELFTSVIGVFITKGDVGVGTIVGSAVFNILCIIGVCGLFAGQVVALSSWSLLRDSIYYTLSVVALIVFIYDEKVSWWESLVLVLMYVIYIVIMKYNSTIHHCFERKTKNSANMVNGLANNTEMDDNSNCDATVVLLKKGNFHRKASVIMVDELLSAYPHQFSFSEAGLRIMITSHFPPKTRLSMASRMLINERQRLINSRTYTNGESEVAIKIPIKHVVENGTGPSNSAERGVNGTRRDEDMAEAGNETENENEDNDNNENDEEEEEDDDDDDHEGPYTPFDLPTGRIEILKWLFTWPLSFVLYFTVPNCNKPHLEKWFMVTFASSTLWIAAFSYMMVWMVTIIGYTLGIPDVIMGITFLAAGTSVPDCMASLIVARQGMGDMAVSNSIGSNVFDILIGLGLPWALQTLAVNYGSYMIRAPPRKLQAPFRGGRAGDAMKSWREVTVAIAVSWTPLRQPCRTEEKSSLQSLSQCKIKRLENDRIVQVGKYLQRSCSPQASAQSTVS